A region from the Bacteroidota bacterium genome encodes:
- the mqnB gene encoding futalosine hydrolase translates to MHVLLVAATYFEIAPLISSLQFTADLSPRLKSYRSGEIQLDVLLTGVGSTATAVWTARALAAKQYDLAINAGVCGSFGNTPAIGDVVNVTSDFFPELGAEDGDAFLSIHELQLLGENEAPFQRSRLFASAADKAAFKSLPQVNGITVNKVHGHEASIQAVRTRWNPHTESMEGAAFFYACLTAAQPCVQIRAVSNVVERRNREAWNMPLAIRNLNNSLTHVLKSL, encoded by the coding sequence ATGCATGTTCTGCTGGTAGCTGCCACTTATTTCGAAATTGCGCCGCTTATTTCATCGCTTCAGTTTACGGCCGATTTATCGCCGAGGCTTAAAAGCTACCGCAGCGGCGAAATACAGCTTGACGTGCTGCTTACCGGGGTGGGCAGCACAGCCACTGCTGTATGGACAGCCCGCGCACTTGCCGCAAAGCAGTACGATCTGGCAATTAACGCCGGTGTGTGTGGCAGCTTTGGCAATACGCCTGCCATTGGCGATGTGGTAAATGTAACCAGCGATTTCTTTCCTGAGCTCGGTGCCGAAGACGGCGATGCCTTTCTGAGCATTCACGAGTTGCAGCTGCTGGGTGAAAATGAAGCCCCCTTTCAGCGCAGCCGCCTGTTTGCTTCGGCTGCCGACAAAGCCGCATTTAAGTCATTGCCGCAGGTAAACGGCATTACCGTAAACAAAGTGCATGGGCATGAAGCCAGCATTCAGGCTGTGCGCACGCGCTGGAATCCGCACACCGAAAGCATGGAAGGCGCAGCGTTTTTCTATGCCTGCCTTACTGCGGCACAGCCCTGTGTGCAAATCCGCGCCGTGTCTAACGTGGTGGAACGCCGCAACCGCGAGGCGTGGAATATGCCGCTGGCCATTCGCAACCTCAACAATTCGCTTACTCATGTGTTAAAAAGTCTGTAA
- the folE gene encoding GTP cyclohydrolase I FolE has translation MLQNMEEEFGYQKIDKYKAETIDSLAGKYKVILSEIGENPEREGLLKTPERVAKAMQYLTHGYDLNPAEILRSAMFKEEYKQMVLVKDIEVYSMCEHHLLPFFGKAHVAYIPNGYIVGLSKIPRIVDAYARRLQVQERLTTEIRDCIHETLQPLGVAVVIECQHLCMQMRGIQKQNSVTTTSAFTGEFLNETTRSEFISLIGAKLH, from the coding sequence ATGCTGCAAAATATGGAAGAAGAATTTGGCTACCAGAAAATAGACAAGTACAAAGCCGAAACCATTGACAGTCTGGCCGGCAAGTACAAAGTAATCCTCAGTGAGATTGGCGAAAACCCTGAACGTGAGGGCCTGCTAAAAACGCCCGAACGTGTGGCCAAAGCCATGCAGTACCTCACCCACGGCTACGATTTAAACCCGGCCGAGATTTTGCGCTCGGCCATGTTTAAAGAAGAATACAAGCAAATGGTACTTGTTAAAGATATTGAAGTGTATTCGATGTGCGAGCACCATTTGCTGCCGTTTTTCGGTAAGGCGCATGTGGCCTATATTCCGAACGGCTACATTGTGGGATTGAGCAAAATTCCGCGCATTGTGGACGCATATGCCCGCCGCCTGCAGGTGCAGGAACGCCTCACCACCGAAATACGCGACTGCATACACGAAACACTTCAGCCGCTTGGCGTGGCCGTGGTAATTGAATGCCAGCACCTTTGTATGCAGATGCGCGGTATTCAGAAGCAGAATTCGGTAACCACCACCTCCGCCTTCACCGGCGAATTTCTGAACGAAACCACCCGCTCCGAATTTATCAGCCTGATTGGTGCCAAATTGCACTAA
- a CDS encoding 6-carboxytetrahydropterin synthase — protein sequence MVYITRRERFTAAHKLHRPDWSDEQNKAVFGGCSNPNWHGHNYVLWVTVKGKVNTELGYVMNLKDLSSLLKERVIDKLDHKNLNLDVDFLQGVMTSTENVAIAIWKEIETPIAALGAQLHSVKIQETENNFVEYFGE from the coding sequence ATGGTTTACATCACCCGGCGCGAGCGTTTTACTGCCGCGCACAAACTGCATCGTCCCGACTGGAGCGACGAACAAAACAAAGCCGTGTTTGGCGGCTGCTCCAATCCCAACTGGCACGGCCACAATTATGTGCTGTGGGTTACTGTAAAAGGCAAGGTAAATACCGAACTTGGCTATGTAATGAACCTGAAAGACCTGAGCAGTCTGCTCAAAGAACGGGTTATCGACAAACTCGATCATAAAAATCTGAATCTGGATGTAGATTTTCTGCAAGGAGTAATGACCTCTACAGAAAACGTGGCCATTGCGATCTGGAAAGAAATTGAAACACCCATTGCTGCGCTTGGTGCGCAGCTGCACAGCGTGAAAATTCAGGAAACAGAAAATAATTTTGTCGAATATTTCGGCGAGTAA